Below is a window of Staphylococcus succinus DNA.
ATGTCTGAACAAGAAATTTGGGAAAAAGTCCTTACCTTGGCTCAAGAAAAAGTGAGTTATCCTAGCTATCAAACTTTTCTTAAAGATACAACGCTACATTCATTACAAAATGATGAGGCAGTTATTGTTATCGATGATCCTTTTGTTGCCAATTGGTTAAAAACGCATTACGTTGAAATTATTCAAACCGCATTATACGAGGCAATTGGTCATGAAATCATGCCCGTTTTCTATTCTGAGGATCAATTAGAAAGTGTTACATCTGGAGAAGATCAAAATGCTAATCAAGCTAAAAAAGCTTATACTCCAGGCGTTGATGAAGCTGTTATTGGTGGCGAACAATTCAATACACATAATACTTTTGAAACATTTGTCATAGGACCTGGCAATAGGTTTCCTCATGCTGCAAGTCTTGCAGTAGCGGAAGCACCTGCACAAGCATACAATCCATTATTCATTTATGGTGGCGTAGGATTAGGTAAAACACATCTTATGCATGCAATTGGTCACTATGTATTAGCAAATAATCCTGATGCAAAAGTAATTTATACATCAAGTGAAAAGTTCACGAACGAATTTATTAAATCAATTCGTGACAACAAAACTGAAAAATTCAGAGAGAAGTATCGTAATATTGATGTGCTCCTTATTGATGATATTCAATTCATACAGAATAAAGAGCAAACACAAGAGGAATTCTTCCATACCTTTAATGAATTGCATCAAGCAAATAAACAAATTGTAATTTCTAGTGATAGACCTCCTAAAGAAATCGCAAAGTTAGAAGATCGTTTACGTTCTCGCTTTGAATGGGGACTAATCGTTGATATTACACCACCTGATTATGAAACAAGAATGGCAATTTTACAGAAGAAGATTGAAGAAGAGAACTTAAATATTCCAACTGAAGCGTTAACTTATATCGCCAATCAAATTCAATCAAATATCCGTGAACTTGAAGGCGCATTGACTCGTGTTTTAGCATTTTCAAAACTCCAAGGACAACCTATCACTACTGAATTGACGGCGGCTGCGCTCAAAGATATCATTCAAGCACCTAAGTCTAAAAAGATAACAATTCAAGATATCCAGAAAATTGTTGGTCAGTATTATAGTGTCCGCATTGAAGATTTTACTGCTAAAAAACGCACAAAATCGATTGCTTATCCAAGACAAATAGCAATGTATCTATCGCGTGAACTTACTGATTTCTCTTTACCAAAAATTGGTGAAGAGTTTGGTGGCCGTGACCATACTACAGTTATTCATGCACACGAAAAAATTATAAAAGATATTAAAAATGATCCAACGTTTAAACAAGAAGTTGAAAATCTAGAAAAAGAAATTAGAAATCAATAAAAATTCTGTACTACAACAGATTAATCGTCAGTAAATGAGGATATAATGATACAAGGGATATTTTCAATATTGTGGATAATGTGCAAAAGTAATACACACTACACACAAGTTATACACAGCCATTAAATATTGTGGTGCTTGAGCTTTTTTGAGTTATCCCCTAATCCACAAGCCCTACTACTATTACTACGATTTTAAAACCTATATAATTTATATATAAACGACTGGAAGGAGTTTAAAAATGATGGAATTCACAATAAGAAGAGATTATTTCATTAATCAATTAAATGACACACTTAAAGCCATCTCACCAAGAACAACATTACCCATATTAACAGGTATAAAAATTGATGTTAAAGATAGCGAAGTAATACTTACTGGATCAGACTCAGAAATCTCAATAGAAATAACAATACCTAAACAAGTTGATGGTGAAGAGATTATTGCAGTTGCAGAAACAGGTTCAGTTGTACTCCCTGGTCGTTTTTTCGTAGATATTATTAAAAAGTTACCAGGTAAAGAAGTTAAACTTTCTACAAATGAGCAATTTCAAACTTTAATAACTTCAGGTCATTCTGAATTTAATTTAAGTGGATTAGATCCTGATCAATATCCATTATTGCCACAAGTTTCTCGTGATGATGCAATTCAATTATCTGTAAAAGTACTTAAAAACGTGATAGCACAAACGAATTTCGCAGTGTCCACCTCAGAAACACGCCCAGTACTCACAGGTGTCAACTGGCTTATACAAGATAATGAATTAATATGCACTGCCACAGATTCGCATCGCTTGGCTGTAAGAAAAGTAGCTCTAGAAGATAATTCTGAGAATAAAAATGTCATCATTCCAGGTAAAGCATTATCAGAATTAAACAAAATCATGAGCGATAGTGAAGAAGATATTGATATTTTCTTTGCATCTAATCAAGTTTTATTTAAAGTTGGTAACGTAAACTTTATCTCACGTTTATTAGAAGGACATTATCCTGATACTTCACGTTTGTTCCCAGAGAATTATGAATTTAAATTAGGTATAGATAACGGAGAATTCTATCACGCAATTGATCGTGCATCATTATTAGCACGTGAAGGTGGCAATAACGTTATTAAACTAAGTACTGGTAATGAATTAGTAGAATTATCTTCGACGTCTCCAGAAATCGGTACTGTAAATGAGGAAGTTAGAGCAAGTAATGTTGAAGGCGGAAACTTAAAAATTTCTTTCAACTCAAAATATATGATGGACGCATTGAAAGCAATCGATAACGATGAAGTTGAGATTGAGTTCTTTGGCACAATGAAACCATTTATTTTAAAACCTAAAGACGATGATTCAGTGACACAATTAATTTTACCAATTAGAACATACTAAGCCATTGATGATTTGGGCCTAGACAATGTATTTTGTCTGGGCTTTTTTTTATGTGAAAAAATTTTAAAAAGTAATTGATTGTTTATAAACGTGTATAGAAATAAAACCTTAAAGAAATCACTTCTAAATGTAAAAGTTATATAAATCACCTCATATCAATTTTAAGGCTACTCAGAGGCTATTCTTGATACGACAGTTTAAAATATAGGTAAAACACCACAAAATAGTTATATGTGCTTTAAAACATCTTAAAATGGCTTTCAAATTCAAAAGAATTGATAAGTTAACACGTTAGAAATAATAAATATTTAAATAAAATTCTAATTTAGGAATAAATGTTTGATATAATATTATTAGTAAAACAGTCACTAAAGACACGTTTGAAAATAATTATTGAAAATAAATCAAAATAAGTAGAAAGAAATCGCTTTCTAACTGTATTTTACATGAAATTTTCTGCTAAAAAAGGTATAATATATTAATGAGTTTATAAAGAAATGGAGTGATTGATTTGGTTGAAGAAGTAATTGTTGATGGAGACATCACACTAGGACAATTTCTTAAGACAGAAGGTATTATCGAATCTGGTGGACAAGCAAAATGGTTCTTACAAGACTTCGAAGTCATGATTAACGACGAACGCGAAACACGTCGTGGTAAAAAATTAAACCATCAAGATCGTATTGAAATACTAGAAGTCGGTTCATTTTTGATTTTACATCAAGGTGAAGAATGAAATTAAAGACACTCCAGCTAGAAAACTATCGTAACTATGAATCAATTACCTTAAATTGTCATCCAGAGGTAAATATATTGATTGGTGAAAATGCCCAAGGGAAGACGAATCTCCTTGAATCTATTTATACTTTAGCATTGGCTAAAAGCCACAGAACATCGAATGACAAGGAACTTATACGTTTCGATAGTGAATATGCTAAAATAGAGGGTGAACTTAGTTATAGATATGGTGAGATGCCTCTAACGATGTATGTAACCAAAAAAGGCAAGCAAGTAAAAATCAATCACTTAGAACAAAGTAGACTGACACAATATATCGGTCACTTGAATGTCGTATTGTTTGCGCCTGAGGATTTAAATATTGTCAAAGGCTCGCCACACATTAGACGTCGATTTATAGATATGGAACTTGGACAAATTTCTGCAGTTTACTTAAATGATTTGTCACAATACCAACGCATTTTAAAACAAAAAAATAATTATTTGAAGCAATTGCAATATGGTCAAAAGACAGACAGTACAATGCTGGAAGTCTTAAATCAACAATTTGCAGAGTATGCGCTCAAAGTTACGTTAAGACGTGAACATTTTATTAAAGAACTTGAATCACTAGCTAAACCTATTCACTCAGGTATCACAGATGAGCGAGAAGTATTGTCATTAAAGTATTTACCAAGCATTAAACGCTCTAAGGAAGAAAAGAATGAGACAGAACGCTTAGAGGAAGTCTTAACATTGCTTAACGACAATATGGAACGTGAAAAAGATAGGGGGATTTGTTTGTACGGTCCCCATAGAGATGATTTAGGTTTCGATGTAAATGGTATGGATGCCCAAACGTATGGCTCACAAGGCCAACAACGTACAACGGCTTTATCGATTAAACTCGCGGAAATAGAGTTGATGAATGTCGAAGTAGGGGAGTACCCAATATTACTGCTAGATGATGTATTGAGTGAATTAGATGATTCGCGTCAATCTCATTTATTAAGCACAATTCAACATAAAGTGCAGACTTTTGTCACTACAACATCGGTAGACGGAATAGATCATGAAATTATGAAGAATGCTAAACTTTATCGCATTAACAAAGGCGAAATTATAAAGTAACGGAAAGTGAAGGTGGAAGCATTGTCAGATGTGAATAACACGGAAGATTATGGTGCTGGACAGATTCAGGTATTAGAAGGTCTAGAAGCGGTGCGTAAAAGACCAGGTATGTATATAGGTTCAACTGCAGAAAGAGGTTTACATCACTTAGTTTGGGAAATTGTCGATAATAGTATTGATGAAGCACTCGCTGGATATGCTGACAAAATAGAAGTGATTATTGAAAAAGATAATTGGATTAAAGTTACAGATAACGGTCGTGGTATCCCTGTAGGCATACAAGAAAAAATGGGGCGTCCAGCTGTTGAGGTTATTTTAACTGTACTCCATGCTGGTGGTAAATTCGGCGGTGGCGGATATAAAGTTTCCGGTGGTTTACATGGTGTTGGATCATCTGTAGTTAATGCATTATCTGAAGATCTTGAAGTATACGTACACAAAGATGAAAAAATCTATCACCAAGCATATAAAAAAGGTGCGCCGCAATTTGACTTGAAAGTCATTGGCGAAACAGACGAAAACACTGGTACTGAGATTCGCTTTAAAGCTGACCCTGAAATCTTCACAGAAACAACAACATACAACTATGAAACATTACAACAACGTATTAGAGAGCTTGCCTTTTTAAATAAAGGTATCACGATTACGTTAAGAGATGAACGTGAAGAAGAAGTAAGGGAAGATTCATATCACTATGAAGGTGGTATTAAATCTTACGTTGAAATGTTAAATGAAAACAAAGAACCACTTCACGATGAACCGATTTATGTTCATGAATCAAAAGATGATGTAGAAGTTGAAATTGCATTGCAATACAACAAAGGTTATGCAACCAATTTATTAACCTATGCGAATAATATCCACACGTATGAGGGTGGTACACATGAAGAAGGCTTTAAACGTTCGTTATCTCGTGTATTAAATAGCTATGGACTTAATAGTAAAATTATCAAAGAAGATAAAGAGCGACTTTCAGGTGAAGATACGCGCGAAGGTTTGACTGCAATTGTGTCTATCAAACATG
It encodes the following:
- the dnaA gene encoding chromosomal replication initiator protein DnaA, translating into MSEQEIWEKVLTLAQEKVSYPSYQTFLKDTTLHSLQNDEAVIVIDDPFVANWLKTHYVEIIQTALYEAIGHEIMPVFYSEDQLESVTSGEDQNANQAKKAYTPGVDEAVIGGEQFNTHNTFETFVIGPGNRFPHAASLAVAEAPAQAYNPLFIYGGVGLGKTHLMHAIGHYVLANNPDAKVIYTSSEKFTNEFIKSIRDNKTEKFREKYRNIDVLLIDDIQFIQNKEQTQEEFFHTFNELHQANKQIVISSDRPPKEIAKLEDRLRSRFEWGLIVDITPPDYETRMAILQKKIEEENLNIPTEALTYIANQIQSNIRELEGALTRVLAFSKLQGQPITTELTAAALKDIIQAPKSKKITIQDIQKIVGQYYSVRIEDFTAKKRTKSIAYPRQIAMYLSRELTDFSLPKIGEEFGGRDHTTVIHAHEKIIKDIKNDPTFKQEVENLEKEIRNQ
- the dnaN gene encoding DNA polymerase III subunit beta; translated protein: MMEFTIRRDYFINQLNDTLKAISPRTTLPILTGIKIDVKDSEVILTGSDSEISIEITIPKQVDGEEIIAVAETGSVVLPGRFFVDIIKKLPGKEVKLSTNEQFQTLITSGHSEFNLSGLDPDQYPLLPQVSRDDAIQLSVKVLKNVIAQTNFAVSTSETRPVLTGVNWLIQDNELICTATDSHRLAVRKVALEDNSENKNVIIPGKALSELNKIMSDSEEDIDIFFASNQVLFKVGNVNFISRLLEGHYPDTSRLFPENYEFKLGIDNGEFYHAIDRASLLAREGGNNVIKLSTGNELVELSSTSPEIGTVNEEVRASNVEGGNLKISFNSKYMMDALKAIDNDEVEIEFFGTMKPFILKPKDDDSVTQLILPIRTY
- the yaaA gene encoding S4 domain-containing protein YaaA, with translation MIDLVEEVIVDGDITLGQFLKTEGIIESGGQAKWFLQDFEVMINDERETRRGKKLNHQDRIEILEVGSFLILHQGEE
- the recF gene encoding DNA replication/repair protein RecF (All proteins in this family for which functions are known are DNA-binding proteins that assist the filamentation of RecA onto DNA for the initiation of recombination or recombinational repair.), whose protein sequence is MKLKTLQLENYRNYESITLNCHPEVNILIGENAQGKTNLLESIYTLALAKSHRTSNDKELIRFDSEYAKIEGELSYRYGEMPLTMYVTKKGKQVKINHLEQSRLTQYIGHLNVVLFAPEDLNIVKGSPHIRRRFIDMELGQISAVYLNDLSQYQRILKQKNNYLKQLQYGQKTDSTMLEVLNQQFAEYALKVTLRREHFIKELESLAKPIHSGITDEREVLSLKYLPSIKRSKEEKNETERLEEVLTLLNDNMEREKDRGICLYGPHRDDLGFDVNGMDAQTYGSQGQQRTTALSIKLAEIELMNVEVGEYPILLLDDVLSELDDSRQSHLLSTIQHKVQTFVTTTSVDGIDHEIMKNAKLYRINKGEIIK
- the gyrB gene encoding DNA topoisomerase (ATP-hydrolyzing) subunit B, with translation MEALSDVNNTEDYGAGQIQVLEGLEAVRKRPGMYIGSTAERGLHHLVWEIVDNSIDEALAGYADKIEVIIEKDNWIKVTDNGRGIPVGIQEKMGRPAVEVILTVLHAGGKFGGGGYKVSGGLHGVGSSVVNALSEDLEVYVHKDEKIYHQAYKKGAPQFDLKVIGETDENTGTEIRFKADPEIFTETTTYNYETLQQRIRELAFLNKGITITLRDEREEEVREDSYHYEGGIKSYVEMLNENKEPLHDEPIYVHESKDDVEVEIALQYNKGYATNLLTYANNIHTYEGGTHEEGFKRSLSRVLNSYGLNSKIIKEDKERLSGEDTREGLTAIVSIKHGDPQFEGQTKTKLGNSEVRQVVDKLFSELFERFLYENPQVGRIVVEKGIMASRARIAAKKAREVTRRKSALEISSLPGKLADCSSKDPSRSEIFIVEGDSAGGSTKSGRDSETQAILPLRGKILNVEKARLDRILNNNEIRSMITAFGTGIGGEFDLSKARYHKIIIMTDADVDGAHIRTLLLTFFYRFMRPLLEAGYVYIAQPPLFKLTQGKQKYYVFNERELEKLKAELDPSPKWSLSRYKGLGEMNADQLWETTMNPENRAMLQVSLEDAIEADQTFEMLMGDVVENRRQFIEENAVYANLDF